A DNA window from Lepidochelys kempii isolate rLepKem1 chromosome 9, rLepKem1.hap2, whole genome shotgun sequence contains the following coding sequences:
- the NEU2 gene encoding sialidase-2, which yields MASLPVLQEETLFRKGFWSYRIPALLYVPQSCTILAFAEEREDEVDEHAKLIAMRRGTYDGTTHHVQWNKMETIVNAQLEGHRSMNPCPVYDEVTGNLILFFIAVPGKVSENYQIKTKTNLVHLCQVTSTDNGCSWSPAKDLTETVIGTAHKDWATFAVGPGHGLQLLNEARSLVIPAYAYRILDPGKKPTPHAFCFVSSDHGKTWAMGNFVAKESALECQVAEVHSQGERVLYCNARSSQGARVQAVSYNHGMGFDGGQQIEKLVEPPHGCHGSVTGFPSPANMKSECQDSWVLYSHPTDPAGRRNLGVYLNKCPLDPACWTRPTLIFKGLCAYSDLQHMGQGPDGFPLFCCLFEFGTSSQYKEIVFLMFTLKQAFPSEC from the exons AtggcttcacttcctgtcctacaaGAAGAGACGTTGTTCCGAAAGGGATTCTGGAGCTATCGAATCCCAGCCCTGCTCTATGTGCCGCAGTCCTGCACCATCCTGGCATTCGCCGAGGAGCGggaggatgaggtggatgaaCACGCCAAGCTGATAGCAATGCGCAGAGGCACATACGATGGGACTACCCACCATGTTCAG TGGAATAAAATGGAGACCATTGTCAATGCGCAGCTGGAGGGCCACCGTTCCATGAACCCATGTCCTGTGTACGATGAAGTCACTGGGAACCTCATTCTGTTCTTTATAGCTGTCCCAGGAAAGGTCTCTGAAAACTACCAGATCAAGACAAAGACCAACTTGGTCCATCTGTGCCAGGTCACCAGCACTGATAATGGATGCTCCTGGAGCCCCGCGAAGGATCTCACTGAGACTGTCATTGGCACAGCACACAAGGACTGGGCCACCTTTGCAGTGGGACCAGGCCACGGTTTACAGTTGCTCAATGAGGCTCGGAGTCTCGTGATTCCTGCCTACGCCTATCGGATACTTGACCCTgggaaaaaacccaccccacaTGCCTTCTGCTTTGTTAGTTCTGACCACGGGAAGACCTGGGCAATGGGGAACTTTGTGGCAAAGGAGAGTGCTCTGGAGTGCCAGGTAGCTGAAGTGCACAGCCAAGGAGAGAGGGTGCTGTACTGCAATGCTAGAAGCAGCCAGGGAGCCAGAGTCCAGGCTGTGAGCTACAACCATGGGATGGGTTTTGATGGTGGTCAGCAGATTGAGAAGCTGGTAGAACCTCCCCATGGCTGCCATGGGAGTGTTACTGGCTTCCCAAGTCCTGCTAACATGAAGTCAGAGTGTCAGGACAGCTGGGTGCTCTACTCTCACCCCACAGACCCAGCTGGGCGGAGAAATTTAGGAGTGTACCTCAACAAGTGTCCCTTAGATCCCGCATGCTGGACAAGACCCACTCTCATCTTCAAGGGCTTGTGTGCTTATTCAGATCTGCAGCACATGGGGCAAGGCCCTGATGGCTTCCCACTGTTTTGCTGCCTGTTTGAGTTTGGCACCAGCTCGCAATACAAAGAGATTGTCTTCCTTATGTTCACTTTGAAACAAGCCTTTCCATCCGAGTGCTGA